One genomic region from Candidatus Eisenbacteria bacterium encodes:
- a CDS encoding tetratricopeptide repeat protein, which translates to MRSLAMLTITAMLFVTPVFAYSRDEVAAIKQKLQHGVDHTDLAEVLEARSRFQALAGLEPKASLLPYWVAVADWRASGMLLNGPKPDRERARRHCDAGIAAATRALELDPKFAGALAVKAGLTGLSTRFVDPASVISLGAQIEEDLSRAHALGEDDPRVSLFDGINTLHKPAFVGGGPRPALARLERAIEQFGAEHVTDAAAPDWGRDDAYLWAGRASMQIEDYASARAYFTQALAINPENGWVRSSLLPQAESALATASPAKGEP; encoded by the coding sequence ATGCGCTCTCTGGCCATGCTGACCATCACCGCGATGCTGTTCGTCACCCCGGTCTTCGCGTATTCGCGTGACGAAGTTGCCGCCATCAAGCAGAAGCTCCAGCACGGCGTCGATCACACCGACCTCGCCGAGGTGCTCGAAGCGAGATCCCGCTTCCAGGCTCTCGCCGGACTCGAGCCGAAGGCCTCACTGCTCCCCTACTGGGTCGCGGTCGCCGACTGGCGGGCGAGCGGCATGCTCCTCAATGGACCCAAGCCGGATCGCGAGCGGGCGAGGCGCCACTGCGATGCCGGCATCGCCGCCGCCACCCGGGCGCTCGAGCTGGATCCGAAGTTCGCGGGCGCCCTGGCCGTCAAAGCCGGGCTGACCGGCCTTTCCACGCGCTTCGTCGACCCCGCCTCAGTGATCTCCCTTGGGGCGCAGATCGAGGAAGATCTCTCGCGCGCCCATGCCCTGGGGGAGGATGATCCTCGGGTGAGCCTCTTCGACGGTATCAATACCCTTCACAAACCCGCGTTCGTGGGCGGCGGCCCCCGGCCCGCGCTCGCCAGGCTCGAGCGCGCGATCGAGCAGTTTGGCGCCGAGCATGTCACCGACGCCGCCGCGCCCGACTGGGGCCGGGATGACGCGTACTTGTGGGCAGGCCGCGCGTCGATGCAGATCGAGGACTACGCCTCCGCTCGCGCCTACTTCACCCAGGCGCTCGCGATCAATCCCGAGAACGGCTGGGTGCGCTCCTCGCTGCTGCCCCAAGCCGAGAGCGCCCTGGCCACCGCCTCGCCCGCGAAAGGCGAGCCTTGA
- a CDS encoding sensor histidine kinase — MTHDTIRQTAWKVLPHLIWRQPLWAIPFALFFGTLYGANAESYRQAFGFSVIFAYTVGLSMWATRFFVLPRLPHHPGAQEPKALWIGVAYAVMGMVGTYAGGLIVHFTVGRGFLGDLRGVLATGMFGLLFITLFSGIRFAMAYHALALSRARAMERTRAELAQAELRALRAQIHPHFLFNTLNSIASLIASNPRAAEDVTTRLADLFRYTLRASEREHSTLGAELEFLRAYLAIESVRFGDRLRLEEAIEPGLESLPVPSLLLQPLVENAVRYGVGSRSEGGLVRMTARRNGDRLFLEVADDGPGLDGSRPVSGTGFGLHAVRERLRAAGYPDALEIDTGPGQGTRVRVTLPIPTERKES, encoded by the coding sequence ATGACCCACGATACGATCCGCCAGACCGCGTGGAAGGTACTGCCGCACCTGATCTGGCGTCAGCCGCTGTGGGCGATCCCGTTCGCGCTCTTCTTCGGAACCCTCTACGGCGCGAACGCGGAATCGTACCGCCAGGCGTTCGGGTTCTCGGTGATCTTCGCCTACACGGTCGGCCTCTCGATGTGGGCCACCCGCTTCTTCGTGCTGCCGAGGCTGCCGCATCACCCGGGCGCCCAGGAGCCCAAAGCGCTGTGGATCGGCGTGGCCTACGCCGTGATGGGCATGGTCGGCACCTACGCGGGCGGGCTGATCGTCCACTTCACGGTCGGCCGTGGCTTCCTCGGCGATCTGCGCGGCGTGCTGGCCACCGGCATGTTCGGCCTCCTGTTCATCACGCTCTTCAGCGGCATCCGCTTCGCGATGGCGTATCACGCGCTGGCGCTTTCGCGTGCGCGCGCCATGGAGCGGACGCGGGCCGAGCTGGCCCAGGCGGAGCTGCGGGCCCTGCGCGCCCAGATCCACCCGCACTTCCTCTTCAATACGCTCAACTCGATCGCCTCGCTCATCGCCTCCAATCCTCGGGCCGCCGAGGACGTCACCACGCGACTCGCCGATCTCTTCCGCTACACGCTGCGCGCCTCGGAGCGCGAGCACTCGACGCTCGGCGCGGAGCTGGAGTTCCTGCGCGCCTACCTGGCCATCGAGAGCGTGCGCTTCGGCGACCGCCTGCGGCTCGAGGAAGCGATCGAGCCCGGACTGGAGTCACTGCCGGTGCCGAGCCTGCTGCTGCAGCCCCTGGTCGAGAACGCGGTGCGCTACGGCGTGGGATCGCGATCCGAAGGAGGCCTGGTGCGCATGACGGCGCGTCGCAACGGCGACCGTCTGTTCCTGGAAGTGGCCGACGATGGTCCGGGTCTCGACGGCAGCCGTCCCGTGAGCGGCACCGGCTTCGGGCTCCACGCGGTACGCGAAAGGCTGAGGGCCGCGGGCTATCCCGATGCACTGGAGATCGACACGGGTCCAGGCCAGGGCACGCGCGTCCGGGTCACCCTTCCCATCCCCACCGAGCGAAAGGAGTCCTGA
- a CDS encoding PP2C family protein-serine/threonine phosphatase: MSRKPTPPTAGRDFVRLLWQQPLVAIPFAIFFSVLFGGFPRAIWGSFQISLVFSGVIGVVIWAVRWFVLKNHVGLDHWWKAAAWYSVGSTSASLLSALIIHYTFRPGFLGSGSDVVLILMFALLFGALFMGIGMAMSFYKDAVERVKSDQELNLARRIQRSFLMESFPRRPRIEIHATNVSSRHVSGDFYDVVPVADEGLLLAVADVSGKGVPAALLSSMLQASVRTQAGSEPSVSAMMGKINALVCQRVATGQFATFFLAWIDERRMRLLYTNAGHNQPIHLGGFGRRLLDVGGTVVGMLEGLTWDQAELPLQPGDRLVLYTDGVTEAMNESGDMFGEERLYELIDRLSPALSAEGIVDGVLEGLRDFLGDLEAGDDVTVMAVRVLDPATATDGAKS, from the coding sequence ATGAGCCGCAAGCCCACGCCTCCCACCGCCGGCCGCGACTTCGTCCGCCTGCTGTGGCAGCAGCCGCTGGTGGCGATCCCGTTCGCGATCTTCTTCTCGGTGCTCTTCGGCGGCTTCCCGCGCGCCATCTGGGGCTCTTTCCAGATCTCGCTCGTGTTCTCCGGCGTGATCGGCGTCGTGATCTGGGCGGTGCGCTGGTTCGTGCTCAAGAACCACGTAGGACTCGACCACTGGTGGAAAGCGGCCGCCTGGTACAGCGTCGGCTCGACCAGCGCGTCGCTGCTCTCGGCGCTCATCATCCACTACACGTTCCGTCCCGGATTCCTTGGCAGCGGCTCGGACGTGGTGCTGATCCTCATGTTCGCGCTCCTCTTCGGCGCGCTGTTCATGGGCATCGGAATGGCCATGTCGTTCTACAAGGACGCGGTGGAGCGCGTGAAGTCCGACCAGGAGCTGAACCTGGCCCGGCGAATTCAGCGCTCGTTCCTGATGGAGAGCTTCCCGCGCCGCCCGCGGATCGAGATCCACGCCACCAACGTCTCTTCACGCCATGTGAGCGGCGATTTCTACGACGTCGTCCCGGTCGCCGACGAAGGCCTGCTGCTGGCGGTGGCGGACGTCTCCGGCAAGGGCGTGCCGGCCGCGCTCCTGTCGTCGATGCTCCAGGCCTCGGTGCGCACGCAGGCGGGATCGGAGCCCTCGGTGTCGGCGATGATGGGCAAGATCAACGCGCTGGTCTGCCAGCGCGTCGCCACCGGCCAGTTCGCCACCTTCTTCCTGGCGTGGATCGACGAGCGCCGCATGCGCCTCCTCTACACCAACGCCGGCCACAATCAGCCGATCCATCTCGGCGGGTTCGGACGCCGGCTGCTGGACGTTGGCGGCACCGTGGTCGGGATGCTCGAGGGACTGACCTGGGACCAGGCCGAGCTGCCGCTCCAGCCGGGGGATCGCCTGGTGCTCTACACCGACGGCGTCACCGAGGCGATGAACGAGAGCGGCGACATGTTCGGCGAAGAGCGGCTCTATGAGCTCATCGACCGGTTGTCGCCTGCCCTCTCGGCCGAGGGCATCGTCGACGGCGTGCTCGAAGGGCTGCGCGACTTTCTCGGTGATCTCGAGGCGGGAGACGACGTGACCGTCATGGCCGTGCGGGTTCTGGATCCGGCCACGGCCACGGACGGCGCCAAGTCCTAG
- the pdxH gene encoding pyridoxamine 5'-phosphate oxidase — protein sequence MAVRSKPELSTTTQPWRALASLLRRARRAGHSDPVAMALATAGRSGRPTVRMVLLRGLDARGLLFFTNYGSRKGRDLAQRPRASVVFHWPEIERQVRVEGPVERLSARESDDYFASRPREARLAAWSSDQSKPLRSRATLIQRYRSMEKRFKGIDVPRPPYWGGFLLVPDAYEFWAARPHRLHDRVRLAKHAGRWRRELLAP from the coding sequence ATGGCCGTTCGATCCAAGCCGGAGCTGTCCACCACCACGCAACCCTGGCGCGCCCTCGCCTCGCTGCTGCGCCGTGCGCGCCGCGCCGGTCACTCCGATCCCGTCGCCATGGCGCTCGCCACCGCGGGGCGCTCTGGGCGGCCCACGGTCCGCATGGTGCTGCTGAGGGGGCTCGACGCGCGCGGACTGCTCTTCTTCACCAACTACGGCAGCCGCAAAGGCCGGGACCTGGCGCAGCGGCCGCGGGCGTCGGTCGTCTTTCATTGGCCGGAGATCGAGCGCCAGGTGCGTGTCGAGGGGCCTGTGGAGCGACTCTCGGCGCGGGAGTCGGATGACTATTTCGCGTCGCGCCCGCGCGAGGCGCGCCTGGCGGCATGGTCATCGGATCAGAGCAAACCGCTGCGGAGCCGTGCCACGCTGATCCAGCGCTACCGCTCGATGGAGAAGCGGTTCAAGGGCATCGACGTGCCCCGGCCGCCCTACTGGGGCGGCTTCCTCCTGGTTCCCGACGCCTACGAGTTCTGGGCCGCCAGGCCTCATCGCCTCCACGATCGCGTGCGCCTGGCCAAGCACGCGGGCCGCTGGCGTCGCGAACTCCTCGCTCCATGA
- a CDS encoding outer membrane beta-barrel protein, translated as MKRGILTVPAAMTIALTWAAAASAGGWSLGGFGGMGLPTGDFASAGLTQAGLGYQFGFDVLYHLDGVWALGVDLGYVKNPHGAEGTSIDLGGGDRYTLDSDKFTTVQFGVHARATLPGSGPLRYHGLLGIGSYRTKEEYEETYLLSGVPTTLTGETEAQSGFGIRFGAGALYALNAMWGVGVDVDYHLVAEDEEDDLGISSLQYLGVKGVVRFTIP; from the coding sequence ATGAAGCGAGGTATCCTCACGGTTCCGGCGGCGATGACGATCGCTCTGACGTGGGCCGCCGCGGCGTCGGCGGGCGGATGGTCGCTCGGCGGCTTCGGCGGCATGGGGCTGCCGACCGGCGACTTCGCCTCGGCCGGGCTCACCCAAGCCGGACTCGGATATCAGTTCGGCTTTGACGTCCTGTATCACCTCGATGGCGTGTGGGCCCTCGGAGTCGACCTCGGCTACGTGAAGAATCCTCATGGCGCCGAAGGCACCAGCATCGATCTCGGGGGCGGGGACCGCTACACGCTCGACTCGGACAAGTTCACCACCGTCCAGTTCGGAGTGCATGCGCGAGCGACGCTGCCCGGCTCGGGTCCGCTGCGCTATCACGGGCTTCTAGGGATTGGCAGCTACAGGACGAAGGAAGAGTACGAAGAGACGTATCTCCTGAGTGGCGTTCCCACGACGCTCACCGGCGAGACCGAAGCGCAGTCGGGGTTCGGCATACGGTTCGGCGCCGGGGCTCTGTACGCCCTGAATGCCATGTGGGGCGTGGGCGTGGATGTGGACTACCACCTCGTGGCCGAGGACGAGGAAGACGATCTCGGCATCTCTTCGCTCCAGTATCTCGGGGTCAAGGGCGTCGTTCGGTTCACGATTCCCTAG
- a CDS encoding acyl-CoA dehydrogenase family protein: MPRFTGVDFYEVDTLLTEDERQIRDHVRDWVEDRYLPLIEEAYEKACFPRDVIPEVAEMGLLGASLPEKYGCAGVSPTAYGLAMQELERGDSGLRSFASVQGSLVMYPIYAYGSEEQRMKWLPKMAQGEVIGCFGLTEPDHGSDPGGMITHARKVDGGYILNGAKMWITNGTLSQVAIVWAKLRDPAKERDVIRGFIVETSSKGFSAPEQKRKHSLRASVTSELILQDVFVPEEGLLPNVEGLKGPLGCLTQARFGIAFGVIGAAMACFHAAAEYSKSRIMFGKPIGGFQLVQAELADMLTEITKAQLLCVQLGRMKERGTAKPEQVSLAKRNNCEIALDIARRARDLLGANGITAEYPVMRHMCNLESVKTYEGTHNIHTLVLGEAVTGLSAYR; this comes from the coding sequence ATGCCCCGCTTCACCGGCGTGGATTTCTACGAAGTCGACACGCTGCTCACCGAGGACGAACGACAGATCCGCGACCACGTCCGCGACTGGGTGGAGGATCGCTATCTCCCGCTGATCGAGGAGGCGTACGAGAAGGCCTGCTTCCCGCGCGACGTCATTCCCGAGGTCGCGGAGATGGGCCTGCTCGGCGCGAGCCTGCCGGAGAAGTACGGCTGCGCCGGGGTCTCTCCCACCGCCTACGGTCTGGCGATGCAGGAGCTCGAGCGCGGCGATTCAGGCTTGCGTTCGTTCGCCTCGGTTCAAGGCTCCCTGGTGATGTATCCGATCTACGCCTACGGCAGCGAGGAGCAGCGCATGAAGTGGCTGCCGAAGATGGCCCAGGGCGAGGTCATCGGCTGCTTCGGTCTCACCGAGCCCGATCATGGCTCCGATCCGGGCGGCATGATCACTCACGCCAGGAAGGTCGACGGCGGATACATCCTGAATGGCGCCAAGATGTGGATCACCAATGGCACGCTCTCGCAGGTCGCGATCGTGTGGGCCAAGCTGCGCGACCCCGCGAAGGAGCGCGACGTGATTCGCGGCTTCATCGTCGAGACCAGCTCGAAAGGATTCTCCGCGCCGGAGCAGAAGCGCAAGCACAGCCTGCGAGCTTCGGTGACCAGCGAGCTGATCCTGCAGGACGTGTTCGTGCCGGAGGAAGGACTGCTGCCCAACGTCGAGGGGTTGAAGGGCCCGCTGGGCTGCCTGACTCAGGCGCGTTTCGGGATCGCGTTCGGCGTGATCGGCGCCGCGATGGCCTGCTTCCACGCCGCGGCCGAATATTCGAAGAGCCGGATCATGTTCGGCAAGCCGATCGGTGGCTTCCAGCTGGTTCAGGCGGAGCTGGCCGACATGCTCACCGAGATCACCAAAGCGCAGCTCCTCTGCGTGCAGCTCGGTCGCATGAAGGAGCGGGGCACCGCGAAGCCGGAGCAGGTGTCGCTGGCCAAGCGCAACAACTGCGAGATCGCGCTCGACATCGCCCGGCGGGCTCGCGATCTGCTCGGCGCCAACGGCATCACCGCCGAGTATCCGGTCATGCGCCACATGTGCAACCTGGAGTCGGTGAAGACCTACGAAGGCACGCACAACATCCACACGCTCGTGCTGGGTGAGGCCGTGACGGGTCTGTCGGCGTATCGCTGA
- a CDS encoding PPK2 family polyphosphate kinase yields MHYAPKSRYRVPFDGSFRVSKSPTRPPKGAPSAKRCRVRLAQAVETMRDLQQKFHAENRCAMLLVFQAMDAAGKDGTIKAVMSGINPAGVEVHSFKAPNNYELQHDFLWRTAIHLPEKGEMAIFNRSYYEEVLVVRIHPEFLEPQRLPNLPTLDRLWKERFESIREHEQHLTRNGTVVLKFWLNVSKEEQRRRFLSRIEEATKHWKFHTADVEERQHWDQYMAAYQEVLRETSRPWAPWYAIPADDKDYMRMCVAEILVETLQALEPAFPKPSREERSELERMRKLLRKDKG; encoded by the coding sequence ATGCATTACGCCCCGAAGAGTCGGTACCGGGTCCCGTTCGATGGGTCGTTCCGAGTTTCGAAGTCCCCGACCCGGCCGCCCAAGGGAGCCCCATCGGCCAAGCGCTGCCGCGTCCGTCTCGCGCAGGCGGTGGAGACGATGCGCGACCTCCAGCAGAAATTTCACGCCGAGAACCGCTGCGCCATGCTGCTGGTTTTTCAGGCCATGGACGCGGCAGGGAAGGACGGCACGATCAAGGCCGTCATGAGCGGAATCAACCCCGCGGGGGTCGAGGTGCATTCGTTCAAGGCTCCCAACAATTACGAGCTGCAGCACGACTTCCTGTGGCGCACGGCCATCCACCTTCCCGAGAAGGGCGAGATGGCGATCTTCAACCGCAGCTACTACGAGGAAGTGCTCGTCGTGCGCATCCATCCCGAGTTCCTCGAGCCGCAGCGCCTGCCGAACCTGCCGACGCTCGACCGGTTGTGGAAGGAGCGCTTCGAGTCGATCCGTGAGCACGAGCAACACCTGACCCGAAACGGGACGGTGGTCCTCAAGTTCTGGCTCAACGTCTCGAAGGAGGAACAGCGGCGTCGCTTTCTGTCCCGCATCGAGGAAGCCACCAAGCACTGGAAGTTCCATACGGCCGACGTCGAGGAGCGCCAGCACTGGGACCAGTACATGGCGGCCTATCAGGAGGTTCTTCGTGAGACCTCGAGGCCGTGGGCTCCGTGGTACGCCATCCCGGCCGATGACAAGGACTACATGCGCATGTGCGTGGCCGAGATCCTGGTCGAAACGCTGCAGGCGCTCGAACCGGCATTCCCGAAACCATCGCGCGAGGAGCGTTCCGAGCTCGAGCGCATGAGGAAGCTGCTGCGCAAGGACAAAGGCTAG
- the ggt gene encoding gamma-glutamyltransferase has product MPFSVSGARACAAGILIVGLTSAGISQSGRGVATRSVVYARHGMVCAAQPLAVQAGLDVLKAGGTAVDAAIAVNACLGLMEPTANGLGGDLFAIVWDPKTKKLVGLNASGRAPLALTAEKVPPEPDGTIPLHTPYSWTVPGCADGWFELHAKYGKLPMKRVLEPAIRFAEEGFPVSPVISENWASSVKRFGEKPGFKEVFMPNGRTPAEGEIFKNAALARTLRVLSEKGRDAYYKGPIAEALVRYSKAHGGFFAMEDFARHRSTWDAPISTDYRGYSVWELPPNSQGLAALQLLNLIEGYDLKAMGRESADFWHLFVEAKKIAFADRARYYADPAFAKVPVEELLSKDYAKRRAVAIDMKKAALTDAPGDLAAISKGGTTYLCTADKDGMMVSLIQSNYTGFGSGYVVPETGFGLQNRGGCFSLKTGHPNRLEPGKRPFQTIIPAFVTRNGEPVMAFGLMGGDMQPQGHAQVIVNLFDFGMNLQEAGDAIRFHHTDSSEPTGTTMTDGGILHIEDGLPQSVLDELKRRGHRLEPEAVGAYGGYQAIWRDPKTGTYSGATEKRKDGCALGY; this is encoded by the coding sequence ATGCCGTTCTCGGTCTCAGGCGCGCGTGCTTGCGCCGCCGGCATCCTCATCGTGGGCCTGACGTCCGCCGGAATCTCCCAATCCGGTCGCGGCGTCGCCACGCGGTCGGTGGTGTACGCGCGGCACGGCATGGTGTGCGCGGCGCAGCCGCTGGCGGTGCAGGCGGGACTCGACGTGCTCAAGGCCGGTGGCACGGCGGTGGACGCGGCGATTGCGGTCAACGCCTGCCTTGGACTCATGGAACCGACGGCGAACGGCCTCGGCGGCGATCTGTTCGCGATCGTGTGGGATCCGAAGACGAAGAAGCTGGTGGGCCTCAACGCCTCGGGTCGGGCGCCGCTCGCGCTCACCGCGGAAAAGGTGCCGCCCGAGCCCGACGGCACCATCCCTCTCCACACGCCCTACTCGTGGACCGTGCCCGGATGCGCAGACGGCTGGTTCGAGCTACATGCCAAGTACGGCAAGCTGCCGATGAAGCGCGTGCTCGAGCCGGCGATCCGCTTCGCCGAGGAAGGGTTCCCGGTCTCGCCGGTGATCTCCGAGAACTGGGCGTCGAGCGTGAAGCGATTCGGAGAGAAGCCGGGATTCAAGGAGGTGTTCATGCCCAACGGCCGCACGCCGGCCGAGGGCGAGATCTTCAAGAATGCGGCGCTGGCCAGGACGCTGCGCGTGCTGAGCGAGAAGGGCCGCGACGCCTACTACAAGGGGCCGATCGCGGAAGCGCTGGTGCGCTACTCGAAGGCGCACGGCGGGTTCTTCGCGATGGAGGACTTCGCCCGCCATCGCTCGACCTGGGACGCACCGATCTCCACCGACTATCGCGGCTATTCGGTGTGGGAGCTGCCGCCGAACAGCCAGGGTCTCGCCGCGCTCCAGCTGCTGAATCTGATCGAGGGCTACGACCTCAAGGCCATGGGCCGCGAGTCCGCCGACTTCTGGCACCTCTTCGTGGAGGCCAAGAAGATCGCGTTCGCCGACCGCGCGCGCTACTACGCCGATCCCGCGTTCGCGAAGGTGCCGGTCGAGGAGCTGCTGTCGAAGGACTATGCGAAGCGGCGCGCCGTGGCGATCGACATGAAGAAGGCCGCGCTCACCGACGCCCCGGGGGATCTCGCCGCGATCAGCAAGGGCGGCACCACGTATCTGTGCACCGCGGACAAGGACGGCATGATGGTGTCGCTGATCCAGAGCAACTACACGGGATTCGGCTCGGGCTACGTGGTGCCCGAAACCGGATTCGGACTTCAAAACCGTGGGGGATGCTTCAGCCTCAAGACCGGCCATCCCAACCGGCTCGAGCCCGGCAAGCGGCCGTTCCAGACCATCATTCCCGCCTTCGTCACCAGGAACGGCGAGCCCGTCATGGCCTTCGGATTGATGGGTGGCGACATGCAGCCTCAGGGACACGCGCAGGTGATCGTGAACCTGTTCGACTTCGGCATGAACCTCCAGGAAGCCGGTGATGCGATCCGCTTCCACCACACCGACTCGAGCGAGCCGACGGGGACCACGATGACCGACGGCGGCATCCTGCACATCGAGGATGGCTTGCCGCAGTCGGTGCTCGACGAGCTGAAACGGCGCGGCCACAGGCTCGAGCCCGAAGCCGTGGGCGCGTACGGCGGATACCAGGCGATCTGGCGGGACCCCAAGACCGGGACCTACTCGGGAGCCACCGAGAAGCGCAAGGACGGCTGCGCGCTGGGGTATTGA